The genome window GCGGCGGCCGGGTACGCCCTGGCCAAGTACGACTTCCGCGGGCGCGGCCTGGTGCAGGCGCTCGTGCTGGGCGGTGTCCTGGTGCCGGGGACGGCGACAGCGCTGCCGCTGTTCCTGCTGTTCTCGCAGATGGGCCTGGCCAACACGTACTGGGGCGTGCTCGTGCCCAGCCTGGTCAGCCCGTTCGGGGTGTTCCTCGTGCAGGTGTACGCGAGGGCGACCGTGCCGGACTCGATGGTGGAGGCGGCGCGGCTGGACGGCGCGGGCGAGCTGCGCATCTTCCACGTGTTCGCGCTGCGGGCGCTGGCGCCGGCGCTGGTCACGGTGCTGCTGTTCCAGGTCGTCGGGATCTGGAACAACTACTTCCTGCCGCTGGTGATGCTCGCCGACCAGCGGCTGTACCCGGTGACGCTGGGCCTGACGGCGTGGCGCAGCCAGGTGGACCGGCTGCCGGAGTTCTACCAGCTGACCACGGCGGGCGTGCTGGTCAGCGTGGTCCCGCTGGCGATCGCGATGCTCGTCCTGCAGCGGTACTGGCGCGGCGGCCTGACGGAGGGCGCGGTGAAGGACTGACCGGCCCGCGGTCCACCGCAGCCGAGCGCTCGGCTGCGGTGGAGCGGGGCGGGGGGGGGTCAGGCGCCGGTGGCGTCCTCGCGGGCGGGTTCGCGCGGCGCGGGCTGCACCGACTCCGAGGGGAACTCCTCCAGCGGCCCGGCCGGGCGGCGGTCCCAGTCGGAGAACGTCAGGTCGGTCTGCAGGTACAGCACCAGCAGGCGCGTCAGCGCCACCAGGCCGTCGAGGTGCGTGCGCTCGTGGCCGTGACCGGAGTCGACACCCGCCCCGAGCAGCGCGGCCCGCGCCTCGATGCCCGCCTCCAGCGCGGGGGCGGCGTCGGAGCGGTAGTGGCGGTACACGTCGCGGCGCACGGGCACCCCGTGCTCGGCGCCGAGGGCCAGCAGCCGGCGCGACAGGTGGTAGTCGAACGGCCCGGTCATGTCCATCATGCCGACGTTGGCCGTGCGCTCCGAGCTCGCCTGGCCGGGGGCCACGACGGCGTTGTCGACGGCGACGAGCTCGGAGACGTCCCGGTCCAGGCCGTGCGTGGCGCCGAACCCGACCTCCTCGCCGATGGTCACGAGCAGCTGCGCGCCCACCCGCGGCACCACCCCGGCGTCGGCGAGCGCCTTCAGCGCGGTCAGGCACGCGGCCAGCCCGGCCTTGTCGTCGAGGTGGCGGCTCTTGACGAAGCCAGCGGGTGTGATCCGCGGGTCGGCGTCGAGCGCCACGAAGTCGCCCACCTGGATCCCCAGCGCCTCGAGCCCGGCCGCGTCGGAGACGGGCTCGTCCACGCGGACCTCCACCTGGTGCCAGCCGACGCCCTGGGTGTCGATGTCGTCGCCGAAGGCGTGCCCGGCGGACAGCAGCGGCAGCACGGTGCCGGTGTGGACGCGGTCGGGGTCGTCGGTCATCACGGTGACGTGGGCGCCCTCGGAGAAGCGCGCGCTGTGCGAGCCGACCGGCACCACCTCCAGGCGGCCGTTCTCCTTGAGCCGCTTGACCATGCACCCGATCGTGTCGGCGTGGACGACGACGGCGCGGCGCACCGTCGACCCGGAGCCGAGCCGCGCCCGCAGCAGCCCGCGGCGGGTCAGGTCGAACGGCAGCCCGAGCGCGGAGATCCGGTCGCCCACCAGCTGCATCACCGCGTCGGTGCGGCCCGACGGGCTGGGGGTGAGCAGCAGGTCGACCGCGGTGGAGCGCAGGTACTCCTCGTCGACCGGCAGGTCGCGGGGAGCGGGGTCCAGCTCAGGAGCGGTGGGCACGACCGGTCACGCTAGGGCTGCCGGGCCCCGCCGTCCTGTCGAGGCCGCCGGTCACCGCCGGGTCTCGGGGAACAGGAGGTCCACGAAGCGCTCCGCGGTCGGCTGCGGCTCGTGGTTGGCCAGCCCCGGCCGCTCGTTCGCCTCGATGATCACGTACTCGTCGCCCTCGACGTCGGGCACGAGGAAGTCGAGCCCGGTGACGGGGATCCCGATGACCCGGCTCGCGCGCCGCGCCGCCTCCGCCACCACGGGGTGGAGCCGGTCGGTGACGTCGTCGATGGTGCCGCCGGTGTGGAGGTTGGCGGTGCGCCGCACCGGCAGCACCTCCCCGCGCGGGAGGACGTCGGCCAGGCGGTACCCGGCGGCGGCCACCACGGCCTCGGTGGTCTCGTCCAGGGGGATGGTGCTCTCCCCGCCGGTGGCCTGCGCGCGCCGCCGGGAGTGCCGGCGCACCAGCTCCGCGACGGAGTCACGCCCGGTGCCCACCACCTGCGCGGGGCGGCGCACCGCGGCGGCCACCACCTCGTGGTCGATGACGACGACGCGCAGGTCCTCCCCGTCGACGCGCTCCTCCACCACCACGTCCGGGCAGAACGCCAGCGCCCGGCGCACGGCCGCGACCAGGGCGTCGTCGTCGGCGACCCCGACGGTGATGCCCCGGCCCTGCTCGCCGCGGGCGGGCTTGACGACCACGTCGCCGACCTCGGCGAGCAGGGACCGCACGGGACGCAGGTCGTCGTCGCCGGCGCCCGTGGTCTCCGCGGCGCGCGGCACGCGCAGGCCGGCGCCGGCGAGGAGCCGGGAGGTGACGCGCTTGTCGTCGCAGCGGCTCATGGCGACGGCGCTGGTGAGCTCGGACAGCGACTCGCGGGTGAGGACGCTGCGCGCGCCGGAGGAGATCCGCAGCTCCCCCGACGGCGCGTCGGTGACCTCCACGCGCAGCCCGCGGCGCATGGCCTCGTCGGCGATGATCCGCGCGTAGGGGTTGACGTCGTCCAGGCCCGCCGGCCGCGGGGAGTAGAGCGCCTGGTTGATGGGGTTCTTGCGCTTGACGCAGACCGCCGGGGTGGGGGTGAACCCGAGCTTGCGGTACAGCGCGATGGCGCCGGTGTTGCTGTGCAGCACCGACAGGTCCAGGTGGGCGCGCCCGCGCGCCGCGTACCGCTCCGCGAGCCGGCGCACGAGGGCCTCCCCGGTGCCGGGGGGCGCGGCGTCGGGGTCCACGGCGAGGCACCACAGGCTGGCGCCGCCCTCGGGGTCCCCGAAGGCGAGCACGTGGTCGACGCCGGTGACGGTGCCGACCACGCGCGGCGGCTCCTGCCCGTCGTGCGCGCTGCGGCGCTGGTCCAGGGCCACGAGGTGGGTGAAGGTGCGGGTGCGCTGGTTGGCCCACATGGTGTCGACGTCGGCCTCCACCATGCGCGCCGTCGCGTAGATGCGGTTGACCTGCTCGAGCTCCTCGCGGGCCTGCACGGTGCGCACCTCGACGTCGCGGACCGCGTCACGGCGCTGGCGGTAGGAGTGCAGGTCGAGCCGGAACGTGTAGGACGGGTCCACGAACAGCTCGTGGGGGGAGGTGCCCACCAGCACCTGCGGGTCCGGGACGTAGCAGGCGATGTCGCGCTGGCCGCTGGCCTCGTCGCGCAGCGCGTCGAGCACCCCGCTGGGCTCGGCGAAGGTGCTGCCGAACACCAGCCGGCCCCACCCCATGTCGAGGACGACGTCGGGGTCGGTGCCGTGACGAGGGTGCCCGGTGCCGAGGTCCGGCCGTCGGGCGCGCAGCCCTGCCACCTGCCGGTGGCGGCGCAGCCCCGCGGTGCCCGCCATCAGGCGACCCCGTGCGTCTGCAGCCAGAGCTCCAGCAGACCCACCTGCCACAGGCGGTTGCCCTTGAGCGGGGTCAGCTCGGAGTTCGGGTCGGCGAGGAGCTCCGCCACGGCGGAGGGGCGGAAGAGCCCCCGCCTCCGGGCGGCGTCGGAGGACAGCGCGTCGCGCACGAGGTCGAGCACGCCGCCCTCGAGGTGCGTGAGCGCCGGCACCGGGAAGTAGCCCTTGGGCCTGTCGATGACCTCGCTCGGGATGGTGCGCCGGCCGATGGCCTTGAGGATGCCCTTGCCGCCGTCGGCGAGCTTGAGCTCCGGCGGGACCTGCGCGGCCAGGGTGACGAGGTCGTGGTCGAGGAAGGGCACCCGGGCCTCCAGGCCCCAGGCCATGGAGGTGTTGTCGACCCGCTTGACCGGGTCGTCCACGAGCATGACCTCGGTGTCGAGGCGCAGCGCTGCGTCGACGGCGGTGGCGGCGCCGGGACGGCCCAGGTGGGCTGCGACGAAGGCGCGGGACGGGTCGGGCCCGCCCTCGGCGAGCATCCCCTCCAGGACGCCGTCGCCGACCAGCCACGACATCCCTCCCGGTCCGTCGGGGCCGCGGTCGAAGAACGCGCGGGCGTACGTGCTGGTCGCGGCCTCGACGTCGAACCCGCCACCGGCCGCGGACGGCACCCGGCCCATCGGCGGGTACCAGTGGTACCCGGCGAAGACCTCGTCGGCGCCCTGGCCTGACTGCACCACGCGGATCTCCTGCGCCACCCGCTGGCACAGGAGGTCGAAGGCGACGACGTCGTGGCTGACCATCGGCTCGCTCATGGCGCCGACGGCGTGGCCGAGCGCGTCCACCAGCGACGGGCTGTCGACGGCGATCTTGTGGTGGTCCGTGCCGTAGTGCGCGGCGATGACGTCCGAGTACTGGAACTCGTCGCCCTCGCGGCCGCCGGCGGCGTCGAAGCCGATGGAGAAGGTGGCCAGGCCGGTCTGCCCCTCCTCGGCGAGCAGGCCGACGATGAGGCTGGAGTCGAGCCCGCCCGAGAGCAGCACCCCGACCGGCACGTCGGCCACGAGGCGGCGGCGGACGGCGGTGCGCAGCGCCTCCTCGACGGCGTCCTCCCAGTCGCGCGCGGTCCAGCCGGCCTTGGCGGGGTCGCGCTCGTAGGACGGCTGCCAGTAGACGCGGTCGCGGTAGCCGTCGGGCCCGCAGCCGGGC of Quadrisphaera sp. RL12-1S contains these proteins:
- a CDS encoding carbohydrate ABC transporter permease, whose product is MTTTSTPGSTTTSTAGEGPAAPRQEAGEGARRRRGTTVLVTAVLAVVTAYFLLPVYWVVVAATKSTQDLFGTNGFWFSARPQLLSNLGAVFTYDGGIFVRWLLNSLLYAGLGAVLATYFAAAAGYALAKYDFRGRGLVQALVLGGVLVPGTATALPLFLLFSQMGLANTYWGVLVPSLVSPFGVFLVQVYARATVPDSMVEAARLDGAGELRIFHVFALRALAPALVTVLLFQVVGIWNNYFLPLVMLADQRLYPVTLGLTAWRSQVDRLPEFYQLTTAGVLVSVVPLAIAMLVLQRYWRGGLTEGAVKD
- the ngg gene encoding N-acetylglutaminylglutamine synthetase, which produces MAGTAGLRRHRQVAGLRARRPDLGTGHPRHGTDPDVVLDMGWGRLVFGSTFAEPSGVLDALRDEASGQRDIACYVPDPQVLVGTSPHELFVDPSYTFRLDLHSYRQRRDAVRDVEVRTVQAREELEQVNRIYATARMVEADVDTMWANQRTRTFTHLVALDQRRSAHDGQEPPRVVGTVTGVDHVLAFGDPEGGASLWCLAVDPDAAPPGTGEALVRRLAERYAARGRAHLDLSVLHSNTGAIALYRKLGFTPTPAVCVKRKNPINQALYSPRPAGLDDVNPYARIIADEAMRRGLRVEVTDAPSGELRISSGARSVLTRESLSELTSAVAMSRCDDKRVTSRLLAGAGLRVPRAAETTGAGDDDLRPVRSLLAEVGDVVVKPARGEQGRGITVGVADDDALVAAVRRALAFCPDVVVEERVDGEDLRVVVIDHEVVAAAVRRPAQVVGTGRDSVAELVRRHSRRRAQATGGESTIPLDETTEAVVAAAGYRLADVLPRGEVLPVRRTANLHTGGTIDDVTDRLHPVVAEAARRASRVIGIPVTGLDFLVPDVEGDEYVIIEANERPGLANHEPQPTAERFVDLLFPETRR
- a CDS encoding N-acetylglutaminylglutamine amidotransferase, encoding MCGLSGELRFDGASADADAVRCMSEVLAPRGPDGEGEWARGPVALAHRRLAIIDLSEAGAQPMVDRPEGGSADDEVVAVFNGCIYNYPQLREELTAKGHRFRSTSDTEVILKGYREWGEDVVDHLVGMFAVVLHEPRTGRVVMARDRLGIKPLYLAESRGAVRFASSLPALVAAGRRDGSLDTSIDPVALHHYLSWHAVVPAPRTLLRGVRKLPPATVRVYEPGCGPDGYRDRVYWQPSYERDPAKAGWTARDWEDAVEEALRTAVRRRLVADVPVGVLLSGGLDSSLIVGLLAEEGQTGLATFSIGFDAAGGREGDEFQYSDVIAAHYGTDHHKIAVDSPSLVDALGHAVGAMSEPMVSHDVVAFDLLCQRVAQEIRVVQSGQGADEVFAGYHWYPPMGRVPSAAGGGFDVEAATSTYARAFFDRGPDGPGGMSWLVGDGVLEGMLAEGGPDPSRAFVAAHLGRPGAATAVDAALRLDTEVMLVDDPVKRVDNTSMAWGLEARVPFLDHDLVTLAAQVPPELKLADGGKGILKAIGRRTIPSEVIDRPKGYFPVPALTHLEGGVLDLVRDALSSDAARRRGLFRPSAVAELLADPNSELTPLKGNRLWQVGLLELWLQTHGVA
- a CDS encoding osmoprotectant NAGGN system M42 family peptidase, whose translation is MPTAPELDPAPRDLPVDEEYLRSTAVDLLLTPSPSGRTDAVMQLVGDRISALGLPFDLTRRGLLRARLGSGSTVRRAVVVHADTIGCMVKRLKENGRLEVVPVGSHSARFSEGAHVTVMTDDPDRVHTGTVLPLLSAGHAFGDDIDTQGVGWHQVEVRVDEPVSDAAGLEALGIQVGDFVALDADPRITPAGFVKSRHLDDKAGLAACLTALKALADAGVVPRVGAQLLVTIGEEVGFGATHGLDRDVSELVAVDNAVVAPGQASSERTANVGMMDMTGPFDYHLSRRLLALGAEHGVPVRRDVYRHYRSDAAPALEAGIEARAALLGAGVDSGHGHERTHLDGLVALTRLLVLYLQTDLTFSDWDRRPAGPLEEFPSESVQPAPREPAREDATGA